The Microbulbifer sp. TB1203 nucleotide sequence TCTGGGTGATTCGCTGCAGCTCCTCGAAGCGGAGATCGACGATGGTCGGCTGGAAGCTCTCCTGCAGGGCTGCGGCGGCACCACCGGCCAGTGCGGAGCCCGCGCGACGCGCGTTGCTTGAGACCGGGAGCGCGACACCGGAGGCATCCGTCGGCAGCTCCGGCCTCGGGGTCAGCCGGGTGTTGTCCGCGGTAATTTCCGACACCGCCAGCAGCGGCGAATACACCGGGTCCGAGAACTTGGACAGTGTATCCAGCGCCTGGCTGGTGGTGCGGAAACCCTGTATCGAAAAGCTGCCGAGGAACCGCTGCCAGCGCTGGTGGTACTCGCTCAGATAAATCCGCTTTACCTCTTCACCGAGTTTCTCCCGGTCGGCCTCACTGAAATCCTCACCGCTGATATCGCCGCCATAGATCCACCGCTCCTCAGACAGTTTGGTCATAAGCGGGGAATCGGCGCCGAAGTCCTGTTCCTTGTAGCCGGCCTTGGTGTACAGGTAGGGGATGGAAAAGCGCGGATCAGTTGCCTGGAGGCCGAACAGCTGCTCTGTGTCTCCACCGATCTCCCCGTAGAGATCCACCGGCGTCACACCCATGTCGCTGTTCTTCAGCTGGGCATACAGGCGCTGGGGAACGGGAATGCGTCGAAGCTGCTGCCGCGCGCGGGCCACCACACGCTCGTTGGCCTGCAGATTCTCCGGCAGCGGTTGCGCGAAGAGCTGTTGCAAATGCACCGCCAGTTGCTCCTGCTGCTGCGCCTGGCCGGGCAGCTGGCGCTCCCAGCTCGCGGTGTAGTAATCCTGCAGGACCTGCCCATTCCGTTTGTCGGGATTGAAAAACATCAGGTAGGTTCTCAGCGTATCCGTCAGCGCGGAGTCCTCCGCACCCAGCCGGGCCAGGTCGCGCTCGATATCCCGCACCAGGGACGGCAGAAATACACCGAGCAACTGGTCCCGGTACAGGCGATCGGCGGCCCTGTCCACGCGATCGTCATAGAGACCCAGATTACTCAGCCAGGGATGATCCTCTTTTTCATAGACCGAGGCGGCGTGGCGCAGTGGTTCCAGCAGTTGCAGGCTCTCGACGGGGGTGGGCTGGCGGCCCGTGAATTCCCTGCTGTTCTCCCGATAACGGGCGATGTGATCGCTGACCTCATTCATGTAGATCTTGTTCTGGGCGATACTGCCGGTCCAAAGAAAAAGGGCTCCAATAAAAACTGCGGCCAGCGAGACATAGACGCCCCTGCGCAACCACAGTGTAGCGGTCTCTATCTTCCGGTTGACGCCCACCAGTTCCGCTTCGGGAAAGACCACATCCTTGAGCAGCCGGTGCAGGAAGTAGCTTTTCCCCACCCCCTGAAACTTGCGGCCCGCGTCGCGCTCAAGGCCGAAGTCCGCGCTTACCGATGCCATCATCCGGTCGATCGGGCTGCCCTCCTGGGTACCGCTGGTGAAATACACCCCCCTGACCATGGGTACTGTGTCGTACCGGTTGGCACTGAAAGTCTGTTTTACGAAATCGCTCAACACCTCCTGCAGGCTTTCCAGCCGGGCGGGGAAGCCCTGCAGCAATGCCCTCTTTTCGACATTCCGCTCGTTGTGAACGCGCCACAGGATTCTCTGGTTGAGCCGCTCGATCAACTGCTGGAACTCGGCGACAAAATTTTCCAGGGGCGCACCGGCGGCCGGGCTGCTCTCGGCGGGGAAACTGATACCCCAGACCTGCTCCCGCTCCGCCTGCGACAGGTTGTCAAAGAACTCACTGAAGCCCGCCACCAGGTCGCATTTGGTAAAGGTGAGGTAGATGGGAAAGCGTATCCCCAGCTGCTGCTGCAATTCATTGATCCGCTGGCGAAGGGTTTTGGCCTGATGCAGGCGCTGCTCGGCAGTTTGCACCATCAGGTCCTGGAGACTGATGGCCACCAGGGCACCATTGATCGGGCGGCGGCGGCGATAGCGTTTGAGAAGCCCCAAAAATGCCTGCCAAGCACTGTTGTCGTGTACGCGGTGGCTGTCCTGGGTGGTATATCGCCCTGCGGTGTCGATCAGCACCGCATCGTTGGTAAACCACCAGTCGCAGTTGCGAGTGCCGCCGACACCGCCGAGCGCTTCCCTGCCGTGGCTGCTGGCCAGGGGGAACTCAAGACCGGAATTGATCAGCGCCGTTGTCTTGCCGGAACCGGGGGGGCCGATAATGATGTACCAGGGCAGCTGGTACAGGGAGACGTTGCCCTTGTGCGACTTGAACCTGGCCTTGCGCAGGACTTCCATGGCCTCCCGGAAACGCTGTGACAGCGCGCCGAGCTCCTCCTGGCTGCGCTCCTCATCCGGATCGACCTCGCTCTCCTGGGATTCTTCAATGCTGCTGATCAGCGCCTGATTCTGCCGCCTTTCGACCAGCCACTGGCTGATATTCCAAACCAGCCAGATCGCAAAGAGGAAAACGATTATGGTGATGCGCACACCGGTCGACAGGGTCGCGTTGTCCTCGCCGAACTTGATGTAATCCGCCCCAAACCAGATCAACAGCGACAGCGCCGCCAGGCCGATAAAACCGACCACCCATTTATTGGTAAAAAAATCGCGCAGGCGTCTCATGAATAGCTCCATCCCCCAGGGCCGAACGGCGCTGGAACACTATTAATCCGTTGTCAGCGGGCTGCTTCGGTACTCTCTTTGCTGTCGACTTTGCTGTCGACGACCAGCCCAGTTATGTTTTCAGCCACAGGGGTCGCACTTTCGTACAACCACCAGCGGTAGCCGCTGTAGGTCAATACCAGGGCGCCCAGCACGACACTGGCGATCACCCAGAGGGGTATGTATTGGATCAGGCGGTTTTTCCGTTCGACACATCCCTGCCAGTGGGGGGACAAATCCCTTTCCATCGATGGGCGATGGCTCTCTATGGTGTGATACAGATTGTCGCGAATCTGTTCCAGCTGCTCGTGGCCGCGCTGGGCCAGGCGGTATTTCCCCTGAAACCCGAGACTCAGGCAGAGGTAAAACAGTTCCAGGACCTCCAGGTGGGAACCCGGGGTCTCCAGCATCCGCTGCAGGATAACGAAGCACTTCTCACCGCCAAAAGTCTCCTTGTGGAACAGGCTCAACAGGGAGTGCTGGCTCCATCCGCTCGCCGTTCCCCAGGGGGTTGTAAGAACTACCTCGTCGACCACGGTGCAGAGCAGGTAGCGCGCCGTGAGCACGATGTCCGGGGAAATGGAAAGCTGTTTGGCCTCGCGCTCAAAACTCTGAATCTCCCTGGTGAGCCGCTTGTGCAGGTCCGGCACATTGTCGTGACTCATTGTCGTGCGCAGTTTGATGATCACCCCCAGCAGCTTCGACGCGGCAGACACCAGCGGGTTGAGGCTGTTTCTTACCCGGATTGCCTGTTGTACATCCGCGCCGGAAAAAGCCGGGGTCTGGGGGCCGGGTCTTCCACCGGAAGCTGCGGCTCCCGGAGTGGGCACCACAACAGTGCGGTCCCCCGTATTGGGAGCGCGTGGCGGTGTAAAATCATCATTGTTCATGATCAATTATTCCTTATTGCCCAGAGCTCCATGGCCAGGCCGGGGAATTCCGCCCCGAGGTGAACCGCAAACCCCCCGGACCTCTGCATTGCCTGCCACAGCTCTCCCGTGCGCTCCAGCTCAAAGTAGGTAAAACCAGCGTGATAGGGGATCTGGCGGGGCGCCACCGGCAGCGGGCGCAATGCGAGCCCCGGCAGCTGCGCGGAAATCAGCTCGCGAATAGCCTCCACCGGGGCGACCTTGGCCTGGCCCGGAAAACGGCTGCGCAGCAAGTCGCCGGGCATATCGGCTTTCGCGGCCACGATAAAGCTGGCGGTTTTGACAAGCGACGGGTCGGTGACCGGTGCGACAAAAATTCCGAACTTTCTCTGCACCAGCTCCATCGCAATGGCGGTCTGCTCCAGTACCGTCGACAGCGACTGGCGCAGTGCGGAGAACAACCCGGCGTAGCTCTGCTGCAGGTTTTCGTGTGAATAACCGGGAATTGCCGGCGGCCGCTTGTTGGGCGAGGTAAATGTGGACAACTCCCCGGCCAGTTGAAGCAGCTCCAGAAAAAAGCTGTGGGGATGCAGGCGCGGCTGTGCGGTCAGCTGGCCCAACAGCGGCTCAAAACGGTTGATCACCTGCAGAAGCAGGTAATCGGCTATCTCGGCCGAACCGCTCCTGCCGCTGTCGCTCAGGCGGTGTCCCAGCGCCGAACCGCGGTGATCCAACAGTCCTCTGATTTCCTCTATATAGGCCTTGATGACCGAGGAAGCCTCGGAATTCAGCAACGGCGGTATATAGTCGGAGTCCAGCTCCACCGGTTTTTCCGGCTGCCGCTCGCGGATTCTGGCAATGCCGATTGCCGCATAGCCGCTGAGGTCATCGCTGCCCAACTTCAAACAGGCGCGCAGCTTGCCCACCTGGATGCGCGCCGATTCGCCGGATGCCGAGGCGCTGTTGCGGACATCAAAGTTACTTGTCTGATAACGCGCCTGGGGAAAATCCTCCTGATCGCGCACCGACTCCTGGCTTCCGGGTCTTTTCATCGGCACGCAGAGATAGACGACTTCGTCCCTGGTATGTACCGGAACTTCGAGAACCTCCGGCAGATATTCGTTCTCCGGAGCGAGCATCGGTGTACCGTCGGGAAAAATGGCGTTGACCCGGGATACCGATATCTTCCCCATGGCCAGCGGCTCACTGTCGATGGCCAGTTCAACGATGCCCCACGTGTAGGGCCCCAGGGCGGCCGTCCGCGCCTGCAGCAATTGTTCCAGGTAGCGGTCCTGCTGCTGGAAATGCTGAGGGCGCAAAAACATGCCCTCCCCCCAAATAACCTTATTATTCGCCGACATGTTTCTTCCTTAACGGAGCTGTAAGCCCTGGTTAGCGGCTCAGACCTTCGATTGCTTTCTTGTCCTTCTCCACTTGCTGGAGTCGCTCGCGCATGCGCTCGTACTCGGCGCTGGAGATGGTCACCGTATCGTCCTTTTCCGGGGAAGAGCTTCCACTCTTAGGCTTCCTGTCGGACAGCCGGCTCCGCCGCGACAACGACGCCGGGGAACCTATCCATTTATCCGCGAGCGTTACCTGATATTCATTTGCCTTGTGATCAGTTATCGGCAACAGCATCAGCGCATCCGCATCCTGGTACTGCACGAACTCCGCCAGCAGGCCGATATATTTGACTTCCGGGGTCAAATTCAGTTTTTCCAGGCGCTGCTCACCGGGGG carries:
- the tssM gene encoding type VI secretion system membrane subunit TssM, with protein sequence MRRLRDFFTNKWVVGFIGLAALSLLIWFGADYIKFGEDNATLSTGVRITIIVFLFAIWLVWNISQWLVERRQNQALISSIEESQESEVDPDEERSQEELGALSQRFREAMEVLRKARFKSHKGNVSLYQLPWYIIIGPPGSGKTTALINSGLEFPLASSHGREALGGVGGTRNCDWWFTNDAVLIDTAGRYTTQDSHRVHDNSAWQAFLGLLKRYRRRRPINGALVAISLQDLMVQTAEQRLHQAKTLRQRINELQQQLGIRFPIYLTFTKCDLVAGFSEFFDNLSQAEREQVWGISFPAESSPAAGAPLENFVAEFQQLIERLNQRILWRVHNERNVEKRALLQGFPARLESLQEVLSDFVKQTFSANRYDTVPMVRGVYFTSGTQEGSPIDRMMASVSADFGLERDAGRKFQGVGKSYFLHRLLKDVVFPEAELVGVNRKIETATLWLRRGVYVSLAAVFIGALFLWTGSIAQNKIYMNEVSDHIARYRENSREFTGRQPTPVESLQLLEPLRHAASVYEKEDHPWLSNLGLYDDRVDRAADRLYRDQLLGVFLPSLVRDIERDLARLGAEDSALTDTLRTYLMFFNPDKRNGQVLQDYYTASWERQLPGQAQQQEQLAVHLQQLFAQPLPENLQANERVVARARQQLRRIPVPQRLYAQLKNSDMGVTPVDLYGEIGGDTEQLFGLQATDPRFSIPYLYTKAGYKEQDFGADSPLMTKLSEERWIYGGDISGEDFSEADREKLGEEVKRIYLSEYHQRWQRFLGSFSIQGFRTTSQALDTLSKFSDPVYSPLLAVSEITADNTRLTPRPELPTDASGVALPVSSNARRAGSALAGGAAAALQESFQPTIVDLRFEELQRITQNDKGRPARVQEYLSAISKAQEFLTEIDSAPDANEAAFASAKERFAGGGGEAIKQLRIKAANAPAPFDQWLTDIADNTWALVMAKAKLHADRVWREQVYSSYSRSLANRYPLRAGRDQEVPIMEFNEYFKPGGTEQKFVSEYLKPFVDTRNWSVKSLEGQSLGLSQGALSQLRRADRIRRTFFSSGEQAGYSFRIEPTKLDSGVRLFALEMGGQRVPYSHGPRTPKQLAWRGGESNRARIIFEDLNETVHRSHFEGDWAWYRLLADSDLRPGRSSTEYFVTFEKQGRKAEFRLTASGVENPFDRSLLQGYRCPETL
- the icmH gene encoding type IVB secretion system protein IcmH/DotU — encoded protein: MNNDDFTPPRAPNTGDRTVVVPTPGAAASGGRPGPQTPAFSGADVQQAIRVRNSLNPLVSAASKLLGVIIKLRTTMSHDNVPDLHKRLTREIQSFEREAKQLSISPDIVLTARYLLCTVVDEVVLTTPWGTASGWSQHSLLSLFHKETFGGEKCFVILQRMLETPGSHLEVLELFYLCLSLGFQGKYRLAQRGHEQLEQIRDNLYHTIESHRPSMERDLSPHWQGCVERKNRLIQYIPLWVIASVVLGALVLTYSGYRWWLYESATPVAENITGLVVDSKVDSKESTEAAR
- the tssK gene encoding type VI secretion system baseplate subunit TssK, whose protein sequence is MSANNKVIWGEGMFLRPQHFQQQDRYLEQLLQARTAALGPYTWGIVELAIDSEPLAMGKISVSRVNAIFPDGTPMLAPENEYLPEVLEVPVHTRDEVVYLCVPMKRPGSQESVRDQEDFPQARYQTSNFDVRNSASASGESARIQVGKLRACLKLGSDDLSGYAAIGIARIRERQPEKPVELDSDYIPPLLNSEASSVIKAYIEEIRGLLDHRGSALGHRLSDSGRSGSAEIADYLLLQVINRFEPLLGQLTAQPRLHPHSFFLELLQLAGELSTFTSPNKRPPAIPGYSHENLQQSYAGLFSALRQSLSTVLEQTAIAMELVQRKFGIFVAPVTDPSLVKTASFIVAAKADMPGDLLRSRFPGQAKVAPVEAIRELISAQLPGLALRPLPVAPRQIPYHAGFTYFELERTGELWQAMQRSGGFAVHLGAEFPGLAMELWAIRNN
- the tssJ gene encoding type VI secretion system lipoprotein TssJ, with protein sequence MSASKVFRLLLIGLLVLSAAACQTTRRTLNFDTSVELVVDARNDVNPDNDGRASPVVVRVFMLADDRQFSREDFLNLYENAESRLGKDLLDTVILKEFAPGEQRLEKLNLTPEVKYIGLLAEFVQYQDADALMLLPITDHKANEYQVTLADKWIGSPASLSRRSRLSDRKPKSGSSSPEKDDTVTISSAEYERMRERLQQVEKDKKAIEGLSR